Proteins found in one Muntiacus reevesi chromosome 2, mMunRee1.1, whole genome shotgun sequence genomic segment:
- the CDT1 gene encoding DNA replication factor Cdt1 — translation MAQRRLTDFFARRRPGVSATLPRAKPAWRTPSPAKSAPCAAAPGPGSSRKRARPPAKPTRDEPVPPARKRLRLPADAVSGPSSPAVPGSPEHPSPQSKKTKKAAGSAGGQPCLAAQENKVPSKVTPSELKSCLQRAQELGARVQELKASAQKDAGEPSAPEDEGCLEGPCGKQMPAYQRFHALAQPGPPGLVLPYKYQVLAEMFRSMDTIVGMLYNRSETVTFAKVKQGVQDMMRKRFEERNVGQIKTVYPSSYHFRQERFVPTFKDGIKRSDYQLTIEPLLDHQAGSAAPQLTASCLLQRRQVFSQNLVARVREHHRAFLASLNPPMEVPEDQLTRWHPRFNVDGVPDIEPAELPQPPAVEKLTTAQEVLARARSLMSPRMEKALSDLAQRTAEPSSPRSPSLAQPATPPAAPPSALKGVSQALLERIRAKEAQKQLAQMTRRPEQEQRLQRLERLPELARVLRSVFVSERKPALTMEVACARMVGSYRAAMSPGEMEKHLQLLSELLPDWLSLHHIRTDTYVKLDKAADLAGVMEQLARLARAEETL, via the exons ATGGCGCAGCGCCGCCTCACTGACTTCTTTGCGCGCCGCCGTCCCGGGGTCAGCGCCACGCTGCCGCGCGCCAAGCCGGCGTGGCGCACCCCGAGCCCTGCCAAATCCGCGCCCTGCGCCGCAGCTCCGGGTCCCGGCAGCAGCCGCAAGCGCGCCCGCCCGCCTGCCAAGCCCACGCGCGACGAGCCTGTGCCGCCCGCGCGCAAGAGACTGAGGCTGCCGGCTGACGCG GTCTCTGGCCCCAGTTCCCCGGCTGTCCCTGGCTCCCCAGAGCACCCTTCTCCCCAGAGCAAGAAGACAAAGAAGGCTGCCGGCTCAGCTGGTGGGCAACCCTGCCTGGCAGCCCAGGAGAACAAG GTCCCTTCAAAGGTCACCCCATCTGAGCTCAAGTCGTGCCTGCAGCGGGCACAGGAGCTGGGGGCGCGGGTCCAGGAGCTGAAAGCAAGTGCGCAGAAGGACGCTGGGGAACCCAGTGCACCAGAGGATGAGGGATGCCTGGAGGGGCCGTG tggaaagcaGATGCCAGCCTACCAGCGCTTCCATGCCCTGGCCCAGCCGGGGCCCCCGGGCCTTGTGCTGCCCTACAAGTACCAGGTGCTGGCCGAGATGTTCCGCAGCATGGACACCATCGTGGGCATGCTCTACAACCGCTCCGAGACTGTGACCTTCGCCAAAGTCAAGCAGGGCGTCCAGGACATGATGCGCAA ACGCTTTGAGGAACGCAACGTGGGCCAGATCAAAACCGTGTACCCCAGCTCCTACCACTTCCGCCAGGAGCGCTTCGTCCCCACTTTCAAGGATGGCATCAAAAGGTCCGATTACCAGCTCACCATTGAGCCGCTGCTGGACCACC AGGCTGGCAGTGCGGCCCCCCAGCTTACGGCGTCGTGCCTGCTGCAGCGGCGCCAGGTCTTCAGCCAGAACCTGGTGGCCCGAGTCCGGGAGCATCACAGG GCTTTCCTGGCCTCCCTGAACCCCCCCATGGAGGTGCCAGAGGACCAGCTAACACGCTGGCACCCCCGCTTCAACGTGGATGGGGTGCCTGACATCGAGCCGGCCGAGCTGCCCCAGCCGCCCGCTGTGGAGAAGCTGACCACTGCCCAGGAGGTCCTGGCCCGTGCCCGCAGCCTGATGTCACCCAGG ATGGAGAAGGCCCTGAGTGACCTGGCCCAGCGCACAGCCGAGCCTAGCAGCCCCAGGTCCCCCAGCCTGGCACAGCCAGCCACTCCACCTGCTGCCCCGCCTTCTGCCCTGAAGGGGGTGTCCCAGGCCCTGCTGGAGCGA ATCCGGGCCAAGGAGGCACAGAAGCAGCTAGCACAGATGACACGGCGCCCAGagcaggagcagcggctgcagcGACTTGAGCGGCTGCCCGAGCTGGCTCGGGTGCTGCGCAGCGTGTTTGTGTCAGAGCGCAAGCCGGCACTCACCATGGAGGTGGCCTGTGCCAGGATGGTGGGCAGCTACCGAGCAGCCATGAGCCCTG GGGAGATGGAGAAGCACCTGCAGCTCCTCTCTGAGCTGCTGCCTGACTGGCTCAGCCTCCACCACATCCGCACAGACACCTACGTCAAGCTGGACAAGGCTGCCGACTTGGCAGGTGTCATGGAGCAGCTAGCCCGCCTGGCCCGTGCGGAGGAGACACTGTGA
- the APRT gene encoding adenine phosphoribosyltransferase, which yields MADPELQLVARRIRSFPDFPIPGVLFRDISPVLKDPASFRASISLLANHLKKTHGGRIDYIAGLDSRGFLFGPSLAQELGLGCILIRKRGKLPGPTVCASYALEYGKAELEIQRDALEPGQKVVVVDDLLATGGTMCAACELLGQLRAEVLECVSLVELTSLKGREKLGAVPFFSLLQYE from the exons ATGGCGGATCCTGAGCTGCAGCTGGTGGCGCGGCGCATCCGCAGTTTCCCCGACTTCCCCATCCCGGGCGTGCTGTTTAG GGACATCTCGCCCGTCCTGAAGGACCCCGCCTCCTTCCGCGCCTCCATCAGCCTCTTGGCGAATCACCTGAAAAAGACCCACGGCGGCAGGATCGACTACATCGCGG GCCTAGACTCACGCGGTTTCCTGTTTGGTCCGTCCCTGGCCCAGGAGCTGGGCTTGGGCTGCATTCTTATCCGCAAGCGAGGGAAGCTGCCAGGCCCCACCGTGTGCGCCTCTTATGCGTTGGAATACGGGAAG GCTGAACTAGAGATCCAGAGAGATGCCCTGGAACCAGGGCAGAAGGTGGTGGTTGTGGACGATCTGCTCGCCACTGGTG GAACCATGTGCGCAGCCTGTGAGCTGCTGGGCCAGCTGCGGGCTGAGGTGCTGGAGTGTGTAAGCCTGGTGGAGCTGACCTCACTGAAGGGCAGGGAGAAGCTGGGGGCTGTGcccttcttctccctcctgcAGTACGAGTGA
- the GALNS gene encoding N-acetylgalactosamine-6-sulfatase isoform X1 yields the protein MAAVALATRWWLLLVLSAAELGATGAPQPPNILLLLMDDMGWGDLGVYGEPSRETPNLDQMAAEGMLFPNFYTANPLCSPSRAALLTGRLPIRSGFYTTNGHARNGLCCSTAYTPQEIVGGIPDSELLLPALLKGAGYTSKIVGKWHLGHRPQFHPLKHGFDEWFGSPNCHFGPYDDKARPNIPVYRDQEMVGRFYEEFPINLKTGEANLTQIYLQEALEFIQRQQAAHRPFFLYWAVDATHAPVYASKPFLGTSQRGRYGDAVRELDDSVGRILHLLRDLGIAENTFVFFTSDNGAALISAPRQGGSNGPFLCGKQTTFEGGMREPAIAWWPGHIPAGQVSHQLGSIMDLFTTSLSLAGLEPPRDRAIDGLDLLPTMLQGRLTDRPIFYYRGNTLMAVTLGQYKAHFWTWTNSWEEFKQGIDFCPGQNVSGVTTHSQEEHTKLPLIFHLGRDPGERFPLSIASIEYLDALRRITPVVQQHQEALVPGQPQLNVCNRAVMNWAPPGCEKLGKCLTPPESVPEKCSWPH from the exons ATGGCGGCGGTTGCTTTGGCGACCAGGTGGTGGCTGCTTCTGGTGCTAAGCGCCGCGGAGCTGGGGGCCACGGGCGCCCCTCAGCCCCCCAACATCCTGCTCTTGCTCATGGACGAC ATGGGGTGGGGCGACCTGGGGGTGTATGGAGAACCTTCCAGAGAGACCCCGAATTTGGACCAGATGGCTGCAGAGGGGATGCTCTTCCCAAACTTCTACACAGCCAACCCCCTGTGCTCCCCGT CCAGGGCAGCTCTGCTCACCGGACGTCTGCCCATCCGCAGTGGCTTCTATACCACCAATGGGCACGCCAGGAACG GGCTATGTTGCTCCACAGCCTACACTCCGCAGGAGATAGTGGGGGGCATCCCGGACTCGGAGCTCCTGCTGCCGGCGCTGCTGAAGGGGGCCGGCTACACCAGCAAGATCGTGGGCAAGTG GCACCTGGGCCACCGGCCTCAGTTCCACCCCCTGAAGCACGGATTCGACGAGTGGTTTGGATCCCCCAACTGTCACTTTGGACCTTACGATGACAAGGCGAGGCCCAACATCCCTGTATACCGGGATCAGGAGATGGTTGGCAG ATTTTATGAAGAATTTCCAATTAACCTGAAGACCGGAGAAGCCAACCTCACCCAGATCTATCTGCAG GAGGCGCTGGAGTTCATTCAGAGGCAGCAGGCAGCCCACCGCCCCTTCTTTCTCTACTGGGCTGTTGATGCTACGCATGCACCTGTTTATGCCTCCAAGCCTTTCCTGGGCACCAGCCAGCGAGGGCG GTATGGGGATGCCGTCCGTGAGTTGGACGACAGTGTCGGGAGAATCCTGCATCTCCTCCGGGACCTGGGCATCGCAGAGAACACCTTTGTTTTCTTCACATCTGACAATGGTGCCGCCCTTATTTCTGCACCCAGACAAG GTGGCAGCAATGGGCCCTTCCTGTGTGGGAAGCAGACCACGTTTGAAGGTGGGATGCGGGAGCCTGCGATCGCCTGGTGGCCTGGACACATCCCTGCCGGCCAG GTGAGCCACCAGCTGGGCAGCATCATGGACCTCTTCACCACCAGCCTGTCCCTCGCAGGCCTAGAGCCGCCCAGGGACAGGGCCATCGACGGCCTGGACCTCCTCCCCACCATGCTACAGGGCCGCCTGACAGATAG GCCAATATTCTATTACCGCGGCAACACACTGATGGCGGTGACACTTGGCCAGTACAAGGCCCACTTCTGGACCTGGACTAATTCCTGGGAGGAGTTCAAACAG GGCATTGATTTCTGTCCTGGGCAGAACGTCTCAGGGGTCACCACCCACTCACAAGAGGAGCACACGAAGCTGCCCCTCATCTTCCACCTGGGCCGAGACCCCGGAGAGAGGTTCCCTCTCAG CATTGCCAGCATTGAGTACCTGGATGCCCTTCGCAGGATCACCCCGGTCGTCCAGCAGCACCAGGAAGCCTTGGTCCCCGGACAGCCCCAGCTCAATGTGTGCAACCGGGCAGTCATG AACTGGGCACCCCCAGGCTGTGAAAAGTTAGGAAAGTGCCTGACACCCCCAGAGTCTGTCCCGGAGAAGTGCTCCTGGCCCCACTAG
- the GALNS gene encoding N-acetylgalactosamine-6-sulfatase isoform X2: MAAVALATRWWLLLVLSAAELGATGAPQPPNILLLLMDDMGWGDLGVYGEPSRETPNLDQMAAEGMLFPNFYTANPLCSPSRAALLTGRLPIRSGFYTTNGHARNAYTPQEIVGGIPDSELLLPALLKGAGYTSKIVGKWHLGHRPQFHPLKHGFDEWFGSPNCHFGPYDDKARPNIPVYRDQEMVGRFYEEFPINLKTGEANLTQIYLQEALEFIQRQQAAHRPFFLYWAVDATHAPVYASKPFLGTSQRGRYGDAVRELDDSVGRILHLLRDLGIAENTFVFFTSDNGAALISAPRQGGSNGPFLCGKQTTFEGGMREPAIAWWPGHIPAGQVSHQLGSIMDLFTTSLSLAGLEPPRDRAIDGLDLLPTMLQGRLTDRPIFYYRGNTLMAVTLGQYKAHFWTWTNSWEEFKQGIDFCPGQNVSGVTTHSQEEHTKLPLIFHLGRDPGERFPLSIASIEYLDALRRITPVVQQHQEALVPGQPQLNVCNRAVMNWAPPGCEKLGKCLTPPESVPEKCSWPH, encoded by the exons ATGGCGGCGGTTGCTTTGGCGACCAGGTGGTGGCTGCTTCTGGTGCTAAGCGCCGCGGAGCTGGGGGCCACGGGCGCCCCTCAGCCCCCCAACATCCTGCTCTTGCTCATGGACGAC ATGGGGTGGGGCGACCTGGGGGTGTATGGAGAACCTTCCAGAGAGACCCCGAATTTGGACCAGATGGCTGCAGAGGGGATGCTCTTCCCAAACTTCTACACAGCCAACCCCCTGTGCTCCCCGT CCAGGGCAGCTCTGCTCACCGGACGTCTGCCCATCCGCAGTGGCTTCTATACCACCAATGGGCACGCCAGGAACG CCTACACTCCGCAGGAGATAGTGGGGGGCATCCCGGACTCGGAGCTCCTGCTGCCGGCGCTGCTGAAGGGGGCCGGCTACACCAGCAAGATCGTGGGCAAGTG GCACCTGGGCCACCGGCCTCAGTTCCACCCCCTGAAGCACGGATTCGACGAGTGGTTTGGATCCCCCAACTGTCACTTTGGACCTTACGATGACAAGGCGAGGCCCAACATCCCTGTATACCGGGATCAGGAGATGGTTGGCAG ATTTTATGAAGAATTTCCAATTAACCTGAAGACCGGAGAAGCCAACCTCACCCAGATCTATCTGCAG GAGGCGCTGGAGTTCATTCAGAGGCAGCAGGCAGCCCACCGCCCCTTCTTTCTCTACTGGGCTGTTGATGCTACGCATGCACCTGTTTATGCCTCCAAGCCTTTCCTGGGCACCAGCCAGCGAGGGCG GTATGGGGATGCCGTCCGTGAGTTGGACGACAGTGTCGGGAGAATCCTGCATCTCCTCCGGGACCTGGGCATCGCAGAGAACACCTTTGTTTTCTTCACATCTGACAATGGTGCCGCCCTTATTTCTGCACCCAGACAAG GTGGCAGCAATGGGCCCTTCCTGTGTGGGAAGCAGACCACGTTTGAAGGTGGGATGCGGGAGCCTGCGATCGCCTGGTGGCCTGGACACATCCCTGCCGGCCAG GTGAGCCACCAGCTGGGCAGCATCATGGACCTCTTCACCACCAGCCTGTCCCTCGCAGGCCTAGAGCCGCCCAGGGACAGGGCCATCGACGGCCTGGACCTCCTCCCCACCATGCTACAGGGCCGCCTGACAGATAG GCCAATATTCTATTACCGCGGCAACACACTGATGGCGGTGACACTTGGCCAGTACAAGGCCCACTTCTGGACCTGGACTAATTCCTGGGAGGAGTTCAAACAG GGCATTGATTTCTGTCCTGGGCAGAACGTCTCAGGGGTCACCACCCACTCACAAGAGGAGCACACGAAGCTGCCCCTCATCTTCCACCTGGGCCGAGACCCCGGAGAGAGGTTCCCTCTCAG CATTGCCAGCATTGAGTACCTGGATGCCCTTCGCAGGATCACCCCGGTCGTCCAGCAGCACCAGGAAGCCTTGGTCCCCGGACAGCCCCAGCTCAATGTGTGCAACCGGGCAGTCATG AACTGGGCACCCCCAGGCTGTGAAAAGTTAGGAAAGTGCCTGACACCCCCAGAGTCTGTCCCGGAGAAGTGCTCCTGGCCCCACTAG
- the TRAPPC2L gene encoding trafficking protein particle complex subunit 2-like protein isoform X1 → MAVCVAVIAKENYPLYIRSVPTENELKFHYMVHTSLDVVDEKISAMGKALVDQRELYLGLLYPTEDYKVYGYVTNSKVKFVMVVDSSNTALRDNEIRSMFRKLHNSYTDVMCNPFYNPGDRIQSRAFDGMVTSMMIQVC, encoded by the exons ATGGCGGTTTGCGTAGCGGTGATCGCCAAGGAG AATTATCCTCTTTACATCCGCAGCGTCCCCACGGAGAATGAGCTCAAGTTCCACTACATGGTGCACACATCCCTGGATGTGGTGGATGAGAAGATCTCTGCCATGGGGAAGGCCTTGGTGGACCAGAGGGAGCTCTACCTGGGCCTGCTCTATCCTACAGAAGACTACAAGGT ATACGGCTATGTGACCAACTCCAAGGTGAAGTTTGTCATGGTAGTGGATTCCTCCAACACAGCGCTCAGAGACAACGAGATCCGCAGT ATGTTCCGGAAGCTGCACAACTCTTACACAGACGTAATGTGCAACCCCTTCTATAACCCGGGGGACCGCATTCAGTCCAG GGCCTTCGATGGCATGGTGACTTCCATGATGATACAGGTCTGCTGA
- the TRAPPC2L gene encoding trafficking protein particle complex subunit 2-like protein isoform X2, whose translation MVHTSLDVVDEKISAMGKALVDQRELYLGLLYPTEDYKVYGYVTNSKVKFVMVVDSSNTALRDNEIRSMFRKLHNSYTDVMCNPFYNPGDRIQSRAFDGMVTSMMIQVC comes from the exons ATGGTGCACACATCCCTGGATGTGGTGGATGAGAAGATCTCTGCCATGGGGAAGGCCTTGGTGGACCAGAGGGAGCTCTACCTGGGCCTGCTCTATCCTACAGAAGACTACAAGGT ATACGGCTATGTGACCAACTCCAAGGTGAAGTTTGTCATGGTAGTGGATTCCTCCAACACAGCGCTCAGAGACAACGAGATCCGCAGT ATGTTCCGGAAGCTGCACAACTCTTACACAGACGTAATGTGCAACCCCTTCTATAACCCGGGGGACCGCATTCAGTCCAG GGCCTTCGATGGCATGGTGACTTCCATGATGATACAGGTCTGCTGA